A DNA window from Macadamia integrifolia cultivar HAES 741 chromosome 4, SCU_Mint_v3, whole genome shotgun sequence contains the following coding sequences:
- the LOC122076586 gene encoding acetyl-coenzyme A synthetase, chloroplastic/glyoxysomal has translation MARSCSSSYLFGCDPHKSPFLSRNQDHHLLHLLPFANQIPTTFSIRYFPDILSSYHKKKNNINISISSGNFVLGYPMATRPDGSSPRKNITTSYRLRHVDSMATLPSGAGRISHLNAVILGDSLASEENDMVFPSPEFSSQALVPSPEKYMEMYSKSIVDPAGFWSEIALLFYWKQKWGDQVYSENMDVSKGTVKIEWFRGGITNICYNALDRNVQAGLGAKTAIYWEGNELGQDGSLTYIDLLERVCQLANYLKDIGVGKGDAVIIYLPMLMELPIAMLACARIAAVHSVVFAGFSADSVSQRIMDCKPKAVITCNAVRRGSKVINLKDIVDAALVESTKNGVSVDVCLTYENQSVMKRESTNWIEGRDIWWQDTVPKYPTTCDVEWVDAEDPLFLLYTSGSTGKPKGVLHTTGGYMVYTATTFKYAFDYKPSDIYWCTADCGWITGHSYVTYGPLLNGATVVVFEGAPNYPDPGRCWDIVDKFKVTIFYTAPTLVRSLMREGNEYVTRYARKSLRILGSVGEPINPSAWRWFFNVVGDSRCPISDTWWQTETGGFMITPLPGAWPQKPGSATFPFFGVQPVIVDEKGNELEGECSGYLCVKSSWPGAFRTLYGDHERYETTYFKPFPGYYFSGDGCSRDKDGYHWLTGRVDDVINVSGHRIGTAEVESALVSHPQCAEAAVVGFEHEVKGQGIYAFVTLVDGVPYSEELRKSLVAAVRNQIGAFAAPDKIHWAPGLPKTRSGKIMRRILRKIASRQLDELGDTSTLSDPGVVDQLIALSDC, from the exons CGTTTTCAATTCGTTATTTTCCTGACATACTTTCTTCttatcataaaaagaaaaataatattaacaTCAGTATCAGCAGCGGCAACTTTGTATTGGGGTATCCGATGGCGACGAGGCCCGATGGTTCATCTCCTCGGAAGAATATCACGACTTCCTATCGTCTACGGCATGTGGATTCAATGGCTACTCTGCCATCGGGCGCCGGCAGGATCTCGCACCTGAACGCAGTCATCCTGGGGGACTCCCTCGCTTCCGAAGAGAACGATATGGTCTTCCCCAGCCCCGAATTCTCCAGTCAGGCTCTCGTCCCATCTCCCGAAAAG TATATGGAAATGTATAGCAAGTCAATTGTGGATCCCGCCGGATTCTGGTCGGAGATTGCATTGCTCTTCTACTGGAAACAGAAATGGGGCGACCAAGTCTACTCTGAGAACATGGATGTTAGCAAAGGCACTGTCAAGATCGAG TGGTTCAGAGGTGGGATCACAAACATATGCTACAATGCACTGGATAGAAACGTCCAGGCTGGACTTGGTGCCAAAACTGCAATCTACTGGGAAGGCAATGAACTTGGGCAAGACGGCAGCTTGACCTACATTGATCTTCTGGAGAGAGTTTGCCAA CTCGCCAATTACTTGAAAGATATTGGTGTTGGTAAGGGAGATGCCGTGATCATATATTTACCCATGCTGATGGAATTGCCCATTGCAATGTTGGCCTGTGCTCGCATTGCTGCCGTACACTCG GTTGTGTTTGCTGGATTCTCTGCCGATTCTGTTTCCCAGAGAATCATGGATTGTAAACCAAAAGCTGTTATAACTTGCAATGCAGTTCGTAGGGGCTCCAAAGTCATCAATCTCAAAGACATTGTAGATGCCGCACTGGTTGAGTCAACCAAGAATGGGGTCTCTGTAG aTGTATGTTTAACCTATGAAAACCAGTCAGTGATGAAGAGGGAATCTACAAATTGGATTGAAGGAAGAGACATTTGGTGGCAG GATACTGTCCCTAAATATCCGACAACATGTGATGTGGAGTGGGTTGACGCAGAAGACCCGCTTTTTCTGCTCTATACTAGTGGGAGCACAGGAAAACCAAAG GGTGTTCTCCACACGACTGGAGGATATATGGTATACACTGCAACAACATTCAAATATGCATTTGACTACAAGCCATCTGATATATACTG GTGTACAGCTGATTGTGGTTGGATTACTGGACATAGCTATGTTACTTATGGTCCTCTGCTAAATGGAGCAACTGTGGTGGTTTTTGAAGGG GCTCCAAACTATCCAGATCCTGGACGTTGTTGGGACATTGTTGATAAGTTCAAAGTAACAATTTTCTACACTGCCCCCACATTGGTGCGATCCCTCATGCGGGAGGGGAATGAG TATGTGACCCGCTACGCTCGCAAATCATTACGAATCCTTGGGAGTGTGGGAGAGCCCATCAATCCGAGTGCATGGAG GTGGTTTTTCAATGTCGTTGGAGATTCAAGATGCCCTATATCAGACACCTGGTGGCAAACTGAGACTGGTGGCTTCATG ATTACTCCTTTGCCTGGTGCCTGGCCACAGAAACCTGGTTCTGCGACTTTCCCTTTCTTTGGTGTCCAG CCAGTTATAGTTGATGAGAAGGGAAATGAGCTTGAAGGCGAGTGCAGTGGATACCTATGTGTAAAGAGCTCATGGCCTGGAGCCTTCCGTACTCTTTATGGTGATCATGAAAGATATGAAACTACTTATTTCAAGCCTTTCCCAGGCTATTATTTCTCTGGTGATGGCTGCAGCAG GGACAAGGATGGCTACCATTGGCTCACTGGAAGAGTTGATGACGTTATCAATGTCAG TGGACATCGCATTGGCACAGCAGAAGTGGAATCTGCTCTTGTCTCACACCCCCAATGTGCCGAAGCAGCTGTCGTTGGGTTTGAGCATGAG GTCAAAGGGCAGGGCATATATGCATTTGTTACTTTGGTTGATGGTGTTCCTTACAGTGAGGAACTCAGGAAAAGTCTTGTAGCTGCAGTCCGAAACCAG ATTGGTGCATTTGCTGCTCCTGACAAAATTCACTGGGCACCTGGGCTTCCAAAAACGAGGAGTGGGAAGATAATGAGAAGGATTCTAAGGAAAATTGCGTCTAGACAGTTGGATGAACTTGGAGATACGAGCACGCTTTCTGATCCGGGTGTGGTTGATCAGCTAATAGCACTCAGTGATTGCTGA